From a region of the Salvelinus alpinus chromosome 2, SLU_Salpinus.1, whole genome shotgun sequence genome:
- the txndc11 gene encoding thioredoxin domain-containing protein 11, which yields MLRWLRQSLRQVSSLMARRPALVCGAILLSVLLLLAVTFTCSRAKNVVASARPPVRFFSAEAPVVDLYLGQLEQVERLRGAAEVSVIFFYAPWCAHSIAARHEVQEVARRLVKQVQFVAVNCWWSQGKCRKQKSFYQYPVIHLFYKRFGPIEYKGPFMASYVERFILRVITPLTYLPSRATLQDFLSYHEPGVVGYFQFNSSPQPPGYITYLSSALQALKRDFRGAVRFGVVTSRQVAESISVRDDQTVYLHRHFNSSLIFPSWERNFTSEGICSWVFEHRETVLQWLAPTGAKSRLLEQELTKGPALLLFLPHNPLGLVPDLLLTQIADVAVRYHSCSDSPHHHHPSDHSYYSGPSQPLSPPLCCLSVVLPRPHPLPGSTSRVCELCLNQSQSNPGRSPLCTFPSQTSGGAAVLQSYLRRCCLPVAVTATATTVACSNILSSYSPSSGRYSACCRTLGQLGVSLPPQQGLGLDNEVFGTPTPSPSSSQDSSPSSQDQEAGGIKGLRCRTNKTLRFYILDSALHWPLAVRLGALGNNETGGGGLGELGRLLGNRTGDGARSFATIVNLKDEVNYVLDHRGTATVTESLELFIRNFSTPHSPLQRRLVGKREEEERPQKRPLISELTTSSFLSTVMDPHRDVLLFYYSQWCGYCSVLNHVIIQLARMFHGNSTVTIARVNVARNDLPWEFMVDHFPSVLLFPRHRKHLSVKFPEDTPITLPTLLRFILKHCDSAHQPMKADGSDPKPHVLLKAEFRALQGEVQTLHRARQRLSNQLAQLWRDNRRLSFDAVALETHNALLQSQNGELQRERLSLVEQHKEKSRQLGEAVRRLQELADASENLLTENTLLRVLLGALRARETGEEEEEETGEEEETGEERNYMAS from the exons cCGGGCTAAGAATGTGGTTGCGTCGGCGCGTCCCCCGGTGAGGTTCTTCTCTGCCGAGGCCCCTGTAGTGGACCTGTACCTGGGTCAGCTGGAGCAGGTGGAGAGGCTGAGGGGCGCGGCAGAGGTGTCCGTCATCTTCTTCTACGCTCCCTGGTGTGCTCACTCCATCGCCGCTCGCCACGAGGTCCAGGAGGTCGCACGGAGGCTGGtcaaacag GTGCAGTTTGTGGCAGTGAACTGTTGGTGGAGCCAGGGGAAATGCAGGAAACAGAAGAGCTTCTACCAATACCCTGTCATCCACCTGTTCTACAAGAG GTTTGGCCCTATAGAATACAAAGGTCCGTTCATGGCTTCCTATGTAGAGAGGTTCATCCTGAGAGTCATCACCCCACTGACCTACCTACCATCACGAGCCACACTACAAGACTTCCTGTCTTATCATGAG CCGGGGGTAGTGGGTTATTTCCAGTTCAACTCTTCTCCTCAGCCTCCCGGCTACATCACATACCTCTCCTCAGCTCTGCAGGCCTTGAAGAGAG ACTTCCGTGGTGCGGTGCGTTTTGGGGTGGTGACCAGTAGACAGGTGGCCGAGTCCATCTCAGTCAGAGATGACCAGACCGTCTACCTGCATCGACACTTCAACTCCTCATTG ATTTTCCCTAGTTGGGAGCGTAACTTCACCTCTGAAGGCATCTGTTCCTGGGTCTTTGAGCACCGCGAGACCGTCCTCCAATGGTTGGCGCCGACTGGCGCTAAGTCCCGCCTCCTGGAGCAGGAACTGACCAAAGGCCCTGCCCTCCTGCTCTTCCTGCCCCACAATCCCCTGGGGCTCGTCCCCGACCTGCTGCTGACGCAG ATTGCAGACGTCGCGGTTCGCTACCATTCCTGTAGCGACtcccctcaccaccaccacccctctgaCCACTCCTACTACAGTGGACCCTCCCAGCCCttgtccccccctctctgttGCCTCTCAGTGGTTCTGCCCAGGCCACACCCCCTCCCAGGCTCCACCTCCAGGGTGTGTGAGCTTTGTCTCAACCAGTCCCAGTCCAACCCGGGTCGCTCTCCCCTCTGCACCTTCCCCTCCCAGACATCAGGTGGTGCTGCTGTGCTCCAGTCCTACCTCAGACGATGCTGCCTACCTGTTGCTGTGACGGCAACGGCAACGACGGTTGCCTGTAGTAACATCCTGAGTAGCTACAGCCCGTCGTCAGGTCGCTACAGTGCCTGTTGTAGAACTCTGGGACAGCTAGGGGTTTCCCTGCCCCCACAGCAGGGACTAGGGCTAGACAACGAGGTGTTCGGGACACCCACCccctcaccatcctcctcccAGGACTCCTCCCCGTCCTCCCAGGACCAGGAAGCGGGCGGGATTAAAGGGCTGAGGTGTCGGACAAATAAGACGCTCAGGTTCTACATCCTGGACTCCGCCCTCCACTGGCCGCTGGCGGTGCGTCTCGGGGCGCTAGGCAACAACGAGACGGGTGGCGGTGGCCTGGGGGAGTTAGGAAGGTTGCTAGGCAACCGGACCGGTGACGGCGCACGGTCGTTTGCGACCATCGTGAACCTGAAGGATGAGGTGAACTACGTTCTGGACCACAGAGGAACTGCTACTGTTACAGAGTCTCTGG AGTTGTTCATCAGGAACTTCAGCACCCCCCACAGCCCACTGCAGAGACGCCtggtggggaagagagaggaggaggagaggccccAGAAGAGACCCCTCATCTCAGAGCTGACCACCTCCTCTTTCCTTAGTACTGTCATGGATCCTCAcagg GATGTGCTGCTGTTCTACTACAGTCAGTGGTGTGGCTACTGCTCTGTTCTAAACCACGTCATCATCCAGCTGGCTAGAATGTTCCATGGAAACAGCACCGTCACCATCGCCAG ggtGAACGTGGCGCGTAACGACCTGCCGTGGGAGTTCATGGTGGATCACttcccctctgtcctcctcttcccCAGACACAG GAAACACCTGTCCGTCAAGTTCCCGGAGGACACGCCCATCACTCTCCCCACCCTATTACGCTTCATCCTGAAGCACTGCGACTCCGCCCACCAGCCAATGAAAGCAGACGGATCAGACCCTAAACCTCACGTTCTCCTCAAGGCGGAGTTCCGCGCTCTACAAGGAGAAGTCCAGACATTACATCGTGCACGCCAGCGCCTCTCCAACCAACTGGCCCAGCTATGGCGAGACAACCGGCGGTTATCCTTCGACGCCGTGGCCCTGGAGACCCACAATGCACTGCTGCAGTCCCAGAATGGCGAGCTGCAGCGTGAGAGGCTGAGCCTAGTGGAGCAACACAAGGAGAAGAGTCGTCAGTTAGGGGAGGCGGTCAGGAGACTACAGGAACTAGCAGACGCATCAGAGAACCTTCTCACTGAGAATACACTGCTGAGGGTTTTACTGGGAGCCCTGAGGgccagggagacaggggaggaggaggaggaggagacaggggaggaggaggagacaggggaggagaggaattaTATGGCCTCTTGA